The Acidobacteriota bacterium genome has a segment encoding these proteins:
- a CDS encoding RHS repeat-associated core domain-containing protein: MSDQINSTRIVTDDTGTVVYSAAHDPYGGIQRTWVNTFDPALKFSGKERDGESDLDYFGARYYDKSQYRFISTDPLTIQSGFLIEPHSNNLYTYCGNSPLINIDRAGKWKSKVHYNVTYKAMLMAFKGWDPGFAARLADTVAGACAGVDSSPSTTSTPWWSFIFIGQTIIPWLELPDKRQRQTWHFPTSADLDNAFDVANSTLDPIEFGKALHVIQDSFAHGKYVETASHVWEWFENIFGGRDPDNPLDFWSPALAMAELTLDLCYGYEQRLKEAI; this comes from the coding sequence ATGAGCGACCAGATCAATTCGACCCGGATTGTGACGGACGATACGGGCACGGTGGTCTATTCCGCGGCCCATGATCCTTACGGCGGAATCCAGAGAACCTGGGTCAACACCTTCGACCCAGCGCTCAAGTTCTCCGGCAAGGAGCGCGACGGGGAGTCGGATCTCGATTACTTCGGGGCGAGGTATTACGATAAGTCGCAGTACAGGTTCATTTCCACAGACCCTCTAACGATACAAAGCGGGTTCCTAATTGAGCCGCACTCCAATAATCTCTATACCTATTGTGGCAATAGCCCGCTAATCAATATCGATCGAGCAGGGAAATGGAAATCGAAGGTCCATTATAACGTCACCTATAAGGCGATGCTAATGGCGTTTAAGGGCTGGGATCCCGGTTTTGCAGCCCGCCTTGCTGATACAGTTGCAGGTGCGTGTGCGGGAGTGGATTCAAGCCCGTCCACTACGAGCACACCATGGTGGTCGTTCATATTCATTGGCCAGACGATTATCCCCTGGCTAGAACTGCCAGATAAGCGACAACGGCAGACATGGCATTTCCCAACGTCAGCAGATCTTGATAATGCATTCGATGTCGCTAATTCAACGCTTGATCCGATAGAATTCGGCAAAGCTCTCCATGTTATCCAGGATTCGTTTGCACACGGAAAGTATGTCGAAACGGCCAGTCATGTATGGGAATGGTTTGAAAATATCTTCGGGGGAAGAGATCCAGATAATCCCCTGGATTTTTGGAGTCCTGCTCTTGCCATGGCCGAACTCACCCTGGATCTCTGCTACGGGTATGAACAGAGGCTAAAAGAAGCGATTTAA
- a CDS encoding M1 family aminopeptidase, giving the protein MGIGSRPLRIGSRLLLVAGSIILTLYVEAVPAAAGSGAEVWEELLACRPQENGVPVAGVVLVRDAFTFRLESGAFFPLTEVSGRIVGGVFRGKGRFELKPATESERSFLGRRLGQKRLPVLTDVFEEAVFLFTDGSGEELLLAEPSAQGQLEKLASIYNGALEKAGEALHVDLRLRLVPDLVEAAPAAQGLFLACFNGHKLPPSVAAFSPRGLLRAWLETDSGPETTSLIVLRGKKGGIWYSERPIAAQASTPAHLSADLVALHYSIETTIRRNLDIEGRTTLRLRATRDGVRVIPLDIFAKLRLSSIRLKRRDGPAADIPYIQGDEKSADPVLVVLDRPLALGEEAELSAQYQGDEVLHKAGGINFYVGARQNWYPALNGFRDWADYDLEYRVPKNIANKAAERNLVTIVSTGRPVDSGEEGDSAVFRYTTEGPVRVAGFNFGIFRLIKNDDPDSGVKIRVYPNPSAPFTFLDFREMAASGSMDGGVARTARYDPVSMAEDILADCINTARVGTLYFGPLPQNDIAVTEQPEWTFGQSWPTLIYIPFVAFLDWMTRDMVWITIGEAKYFAEEVTPHEFAHQWWGHAVGSATYRDVWLEEGLAEFTVGLVVEKALGPKASIKFWERARKDILGTSWHPRRDTWKTGPISLGPRLMVGGGPGASADYQAIVYDKGAYVVHMLRNLFWDAQSPNPEQPFIDTMRDFAKTWAGRNPTTADFQKIVERHAPAACGGDMGWFFREWIEGTAIPKVKAAVRVEEAGGGRYRLVGEIAQSEVPDDFRSVLPVYVEFEKNRLERCAQVSVTGNKTLSIRQEVSLSEKPLRVLVDPNHEWLRR; this is encoded by the coding sequence GGATAGGCTCCCGGCTGTTACTTGTGGCAGGTTCGATCATTTTAACGTTATACGTTGAAGCGGTCCCGGCCGCCGCCGGGTCCGGGGCCGAGGTCTGGGAAGAACTGCTCGCGTGCCGCCCCCAGGAGAACGGAGTTCCCGTGGCCGGGGTCGTCCTCGTGCGCGACGCCTTCACCTTTCGTCTGGAGTCGGGGGCGTTCTTTCCGCTCACGGAGGTCTCTGGACGGATCGTGGGCGGGGTTTTCAGGGGCAAAGGCCGGTTCGAGCTCAAGCCTGCGACCGAAAGCGAGCGGTCATTCCTCGGCCGCCGGTTGGGGCAAAAGCGTCTCCCGGTTCTCACCGACGTGTTCGAGGAAGCCGTCTTTCTCTTTACGGATGGGAGCGGTGAGGAGCTCCTGCTGGCGGAACCATCGGCTCAGGGCCAGCTGGAGAAACTCGCTTCGATCTACAACGGCGCGCTCGAGAAAGCGGGTGAAGCACTTCACGTCGACCTCAGGTTAAGGCTTGTTCCGGATCTCGTGGAGGCCGCCCCTGCGGCTCAAGGGCTTTTCCTGGCTTGTTTCAACGGCCATAAACTCCCGCCATCTGTCGCGGCATTTTCACCGCGCGGCCTGCTTCGGGCTTGGCTCGAGACGGACAGCGGCCCGGAAACGACGTCTCTCATCGTTCTCCGCGGGAAAAAAGGCGGCATCTGGTACAGCGAACGCCCAATCGCGGCCCAGGCCTCCACACCGGCCCATCTTTCCGCCGACCTCGTCGCTCTGCATTACTCGATCGAAACGACCATCCGCAGGAATTTGGACATCGAAGGGCGGACGACGCTTCGGCTGCGCGCGACACGCGACGGCGTGCGAGTCATACCCCTCGACATTTTTGCCAAATTGAGGCTGTCGTCGATCCGGCTCAAGAGGCGGGACGGGCCGGCCGCGGATATTCCTTACATTCAGGGAGACGAGAAGAGCGCCGATCCCGTCCTCGTGGTTCTTGACCGGCCCCTCGCATTGGGGGAGGAGGCGGAACTCAGCGCTCAGTATCAGGGGGATGAAGTCCTTCACAAAGCGGGCGGGATCAACTTCTATGTCGGCGCCCGCCAGAACTGGTATCCGGCGCTGAACGGATTCCGGGATTGGGCCGATTATGACCTAGAGTACCGGGTCCCGAAGAATATCGCAAACAAGGCGGCCGAGAGGAATCTCGTCACCATCGTTTCAACAGGCCGGCCCGTCGATTCCGGCGAGGAAGGCGATTCCGCCGTCTTCCGCTACACGACCGAGGGGCCCGTCCGTGTTGCGGGTTTCAATTTTGGGATATTCCGGCTGATCAAAAATGATGATCCGGATTCAGGAGTCAAGATCCGGGTTTACCCTAATCCCAGCGCACCCTTTACTTTCTTAGACTTTCGCGAGATGGCGGCGTCAGGATCTATGGATGGCGGAGTTGCGCGCACCGCTCGCTACGACCCGGTATCCATGGCCGAGGACATTCTGGCCGATTGTATAAACACGGCTCGCGTGGGGACGCTTTATTTCGGCCCCCTTCCCCAGAACGACATCGCCGTGACGGAGCAGCCGGAATGGACGTTCGGGCAGAGCTGGCCGACGCTGATCTATATTCCCTTCGTCGCGTTCCTCGACTGGATGACGCGGGACATGGTCTGGATAACTATCGGCGAGGCCAAGTATTTTGCAGAAGAAGTGACGCCCCACGAATTCGCCCACCAGTGGTGGGGGCACGCCGTTGGCTCGGCGACCTACCGGGACGTCTGGCTCGAGGAGGGGCTGGCGGAATTCACGGTCGGGCTGGTCGTCGAAAAAGCCTTGGGACCGAAGGCGTCCATCAAATTCTGGGAGAGGGCAAGAAAGGACATTCTGGGCACATCATGGCATCCCCGGCGCGACACCTGGAAAACGGGCCCGATCTCCCTGGGGCCCCGCTTGATGGTCGGAGGGGGGCCAGGCGCGTCCGCCGACTATCAAGCGATCGTATATGATAAAGGGGCGTACGTCGTTCATATGCTCAGGAATTTATTCTGGGACGCGCAGAGCCCGAATCCCGAACAGCCGTTCATTGATACGATGAGGGATTTCGCCAAGACCTGGGCCGGGCGGAACCCGACGACGGCCGATTTCCAAAAGATCGTCGAGCGCCACGCTCCCGCGGCCTGCGGCGGGGACATGGGCTGGTTCTTCCGCGAATGGATAGAAGGAACGGCCATTCCAAAGGTCAAGGCGGCCGTGCGCGTCGAAGAAGCGGGAGGAGGGCGCTACCGGCTGGTCGGTGAGATCGCGCAATCCGAGGTTCCGGACGATTTCCGGAGCGTGCTCCCGGTCTACGTGGAATTCGAAAAGAACCGGCTCGAGAGATGCGCCCAGGTGAGCGTCACGGGGAACAAGACCCTTTCGATCCGGCAGGAGGTCTCTTTGTCGGAGAAACCCCTGCGCGTCCTGGTCGATCCGAACCACGAATGGCTAAGGCGCTGA